The following proteins come from a genomic window of Miscanthus floridulus cultivar M001 chromosome 2, ASM1932011v1, whole genome shotgun sequence:
- the LOC136537913 gene encoding mitochondrial import inner membrane translocase subunit TIM14-3-like, with amino-acid sequence MLRELELDAGRPAAQPVEFDMATPLIAGLSVAAAALGGRGMIRAWQAFRTRAAMPRVRRFYPGGFQGEMNRREAALILGVRERATMDKIKEAHKRVMVANHPDAGGSHYVASKINEAKDILMGKGKSGSFIF; translated from the exons ATGCTTCGCGAGTTGGAACTGGACGCCGGCCGACCCGCTGCTCAACCCGTCGAGTTCGACATG GCTACTCCCCTGATTGCTGGTTTGTCAGTGGCTGCTGCTGCATTGGGTGGAAGAGGCATGATTAGAGCATGGCAAGCCTTCCGGACCCGGGCAGCAATGCCACGAGTGCGCCGGTTCTACCCTGGTGGATTTCAGGGGGAGATGAATCGAAGGGAGGCTGCATTAATCCTTGGCGTAAG AGAACGTGCTACAATGGATAAGATCAAGGAGGCTCACAAGAGGGTCATGGTAGCTAACCACCCTGATGCTGGTGGCAGCCATTACGTTGCATCAAAGATCAACGAGGCAAAGGACATTCTAATGGGAAAAGGGAAGTCTGGGTCTTTTATCTTTTAA
- the LOC136537912 gene encoding transcription factor JUNGBRUNNEN 1-like yields MVAKEFGREVISMDKVKRDGEALIAAGAGDEEEDDVVLPGFRFHPTDEELVTFYLRRKVARKTLNMEIIKEMDIYKHDPWDLTKASTVGGEKEWYFFCLRGRKYRNSIRPNRVTGSGFWKATGIDRPIYSATANSGESIGLKKSLVYYRGSAGKGTKTDWMMHEFRLPPADASPSMQEAEVWTICRIFKRNIAYKRQPQQHQQQAWRQPALSNAPPPLLAESSSNTGSFESDGGGDEYMNCLPVPAAATGLHRQHQIGSMLNVGGVSVTGSSFFRAGVHGQQFQGQWLSRFPAPAAIEQKPQLLDSSAMTIAFHQNDQSIAGAAAATNDQCYKDGYWDEIAKFMEVNDPTVLYDCRYA; encoded by the exons ATGGTTGCCAAGGAGTTTGGAAGAGAAGTAATAAGCATGGACAAGGTGAAGAGGGACGGAGAGGCGCTCATCGCCGCCGGAGCCGGAGACGAAGAGGAAGATGACGTGGTGCTCCCGGGGTTCCGGTTCCACCCGACCGACGAGGAGCTCGTCACGTTCTACCTTCGCCGGAAGGTGGCGAGGAAGACGCTGAACATGGAGATCATCAAGGAGATGGACATCTACAAGCATGATCCATGGGACCTCACAA AGGCGAGCACGGTTGGTGGAGAGAAGGAATGGTACTTCTTCTGCCTGAGAGGAAGGAAGTACCGGAACAGCATCCGGCCCAACAGGGTCACCGGCTCCGGCTTCTGGAAGGCCACCGGCATCGACCGCCCGATCTACTCTGCCACTGCAAACTCCGGCGAGTCCATCGGGCTCAAGAAGTCCCTCGTGTACTACCGCGGCAGCGCCGGCAAGGGCACCAAGACCGACTGGATGATGCacgagttccgcctcccgccggccgaCGCCTCCCCGAGCATGCAAGAAGCT GAGGTGTGGACCATCTGCAGGATCTTCAAGAGGAATATCGCCTACAAGAGGCAGCCgcagcagcaccagcagcaggCGTGGAGGCAGCCGGCGCTCAGCAACGCTCCGCCGCCGCTGCTAGCGGAGTCCAGCTCCAACACGGGGAGCTTCGAGTCCGACGGCGGCGGGGACGAGTACATGAACTGCCTGCCGGTGCCGGCGGCCGCTACGGGATTGCACCGACAGCATCAGATCGGCAGCATGCTGAACGTAGGAGGTGTCAGTGTCACTGGCAGCAGCTTCTTCAGGGCGGGCGTGCACGGCCAACAGTTCCAGGGGCAGTGGCTGAGCCGCTTCCCTGCGCCAGCAGCAATAGAGCAGAAACCGCAGCTCCTCGACTCGTCGGCGATGACCATTGCGTTCCATCAGAACGATCAGAGCATCGCCGGCGCTGCCGCGGCGACGAATGATCAGTGCTACAAGGACGGGTACTGGGACGAGATTGCAAAGTTTATGGAGGTCAATGATCCAACAGTACTTTACGACTGTAGATACGCTTGA
- the LOC136537911 gene encoding protein JASON-like — translation MMGCLFDCFRASGGDGEAKGAGGQLAHPSLAPATTTTTSHQDGAGRRTRPPSRNALSAVFQREDEGSRETQTASSWAEQSGERKGMDQELEPQANIQKSCGALLQSTNDIQRAVKDADSVHQKETHSGCLPVMSDDLHIMEATKVENCKTPSRSHQSSTVPDAMSSSKTNDELQTSATSLANNVEESTNENNTEACVQGEKQQQALDLAENFEECGVSKEDFIHPEKLEDPKCAKSDHMVSMEISMSDECSLFQSSEGYVSSSNKIIESVNTTSMEKSPKTEATIHATRKKLLKSNTSEVELPSLAQWLKPPNRKKAFRDEVVTGDGSHSAKSSDDDRPIIGMVAAHWKDKDPENFTSQWWDGNGIPNSTNKYKEDQKVSWHVTSFEERLETALSEEKLLSERNCSSVKTSQFLGVEGEETDTAESNRLYATAYA, via the exons ATGATGGGGTGCCTCTTCGACTGCTTCCGCGCGTCCGGCGGCGATGGCGAGGCGAAGGGCGCCGGCGGCCAGCTCGCGCATCCGTCCCTGGCTcccgcgacgacgacgacgacgagccaCCAG GATGGCGCGGGCAGGAGGACCAGGCCGCCGTCGAGGAACGCGCTCTCCGCCGTGTTCCAGCGAGAAG ATGAGGGATCGAGGGAGACGCAGACGGCGAGCTCGTGGGCGGAGCAGAGCGGTGAGAGGAAGGGGATGGATCAGGAGCTTGAGCCCCAG GCCAATATCCAAAAAAGCTGTGGTGCATTGCTGCAATCTACAAATGACATCCAAAGAGCGGTCAAAGATGCAGATTCAGTTCATCAGAAGGAAACACATTCAGGATGTCTTCCTGTTATGTCTGATGATCTACATATCATGGAAGCGACGAAGGTTGAGAACTGTAAAACTCCTTCAAGGTCTCATCAGAGCTCCACTGTACCAGATGCAATGAG TTCTTCAAAAACAAATGATGAGTTGCAGACTTCCGCTACTTCCCTTGCAAATAATGTGGAAGAGTCAACAAATGAGAACAATACTGAGGCTTGTGTGCAGGGTGAAAAACAACAACAAGCTCTGGATCTTGCTGAGAATTTTGAAGAATGTGGGGTTTCAAAAGAAGATTTCATTCACCCTGAAAAATTAGAGGATCCAAAGTGTGCAAAGAGTGACCATATGGTCTCTATGGAAATTTCAATGTCTGATGAATGTTCTCTTTTCCAGAGCTCCGAGGGTTATGTATCATCTTCTAATAAGATAATTGAGAGCGTGAATACAACATCTATGGAGAAGTCCCCAAAAACTGAGGCAACTATTCATGCCACCAGAAAGAAGCTATTGAAGAGCAACACTTCAGAAGTGGAGCTGCCAAGCTTAGCCCAATGGTTGAAGCCTCCAAATCGTAAGAAAGCATTCAGAGATGAGGTTGTGACAGGAGATGGATCTCATTCAGCTAAGAGTTCAGATGATGATAGGCCTATTATTGGAATGGTTGCAGCACACTGGAAAGATAAAGATCCAGAAAATTTTACCTCTCAATGGTGGGATGGAAATGGCATTCCCAATTCAACAAACAAGTATAAAGAA GATCAGAAGGTGAGTTGGCATGTAACATCATTTGAGGAGAGGCTTGAGACGGCTTTATCTGAAGAGAAGTTGCTCTCTGAAAG GAACTGTTCAAGTGTAAAGACATCTCAGTTTTTGGGAGTGGAAGGCGAGGAGACTGATACGGCTGAATCTAATCGTCTATATGCTACTGCTTATGCATGA